A stretch of DNA from Methylogaea oryzae:
ACACACCAAGTTGCCGACGTTTTCGATGAACAGCACGCCCCGCTGCATGTCCGGCAGGCTTTGCAGGGCGCGGCCGACCATGTGGGCGTCCAGGTGGCAGCCCTTGCCGGTGTTGATCTGCACCGCCGCCACGCCGGTGGCGCGGATGCGGTCGGCGTCGTTCTGGGTCTGCTGGTCGCCTTCCACCACCGCCAGGGGGTAGCGGCCCTGCAGGTCGCGCAGGCTGCGCTCCAGCAGGGTGGTTTTGCCGGAGCCGGGGCTGGACACCAGATTGAGGGCGAGGATGCCTCGTTGCTGGAAATGGCGGCGGTTGTGGGCGGCGTCCTGGTCGTTGCGCGCTAGGATGTCGTGCTCCAGCTGCACGATGCGCTCCTGGCTCATGCCGGTCACGTGCAGGCCGGCCGGGCCTTGGCCGTAGTGGTGGTGAGGCGGGTGCCGGTCTTCCGCAAGGGGGGTAAACCGGAGCGGGCCCGCGACGGCCTTGCCGTTGCGTTGGGGGGGCGCCAGACGGTTGTCGTGGCCATGGCCGCCGTGAACCTGGGAATCGCCGCAGCCGCATACGGTACACATGTCATTCCACCTCGAGTTGCTTGATCTTCAGTTGCTCGCCGCCGTTCACTTGCAGCTTGTGGCCTTGGCAGCGGGGGCAGGGATCGTAGTATTGCTCCACCTGCACCGTGTCCTGGCAATCGAAACACCAGGCGCTGCCGGGAATCCGCACAATGTCCAGCACCGATCCGGCCGCCAGCGTGGCGGGACTGACCGCCTCCCAGCCGAAGCGCAGGGCTTCTTCATCCACCCCGCTCAAAGCGCCGATTTCCAGTTGCACGCTGCGTACGCGATGGAAGTTTTGTTTGCGGGATTCGGTTTCCAGGGTGTCGAGGATGCCTTGGCAGAGGGATAGTTCGTGCATGCAGCTAAGCGTGTTCCAGCCGCAGGCGAAAGTCAACGCAGGGATCGACGGCGCGCAGCAGGGCGTCGATGCGGGCCGCCAGCCGTTCGTCCGCCGGCGCGTTCAGCAACGCCTGGGGCAGCAGGCCTTGCGGATGGAAGTTCCATTCCGTCGGCGCCAGGATGCGATAGTCGCGGATACGGCCTTCGGCCAGCGCCACCCGGTGGATCAAGCGGCCGCGAGGGGCCTCGGTTTGCGCCGCGCCGACGCCGCCGTCGCGCGGCGGCGGGGGCAGGAGCGCCGGAAGCTCGCTGGGCAGCGCGGCGGCCAAGCCGCGAAACAGCGCCTTGAGCTCCGCCAGCCGGGCCAGGGCGCGGGTGTAGAGGCCGTTGCTGTGGCGGTCGCGGGCGGCGCGGATCAGCGCCGTATCCGCCCAGCGGGCGTAACTGCCGGTTTCGCGGGGTTGGCCCTGCCAAATCGGCGGCGATGCCTCGGCGTCGGCCGACGCCAGGTGACGGGGCAGTGCGTCGCTCGGCAATTCCGGCAGCCGCTGCACCGCGCAGCGGCCGAAATCCGCCCAGCCGGCTTGGGCGTAACGGTGCAGCAAGCGGGCGGCGGGCGAATCGCCGCCCGCTTGCCAGCGGTGGATGCTCCCCAGGTCGGCGTTCGGCGTGCGCCAGAATTCGCCGCACAGCTCCGCCAGCCCCTGTTCCAGTTCCGCCAGCCCTGCGCCGATGGCGGCGCGGTCGATGACCGGCGCCCCGTCCGTCGGCCAGTACAGCGCCGTGCCGCCCATCGCTTGCGCCAGTTTATGGTGGGTGGCCAGCAGGCGCTGGGCCGGCGCGGGATCGGCCGGCGGTTGCTGGCGCAGCAGATACAGGCCGTTTTCCTTGACGATCTCCAGCCTGCGCCGGCATTCCTGCCAAGCCCGCAGGGCCGGCGGCGGCTCTATGCCCAGGGCGTCCGCGATGGCTGCCGAGGCGGCGCAGCCGTGCGCCTCCGGGCACAGGGCGAATAGGTGGGCGAACAGCCGCAACGCTTCCGCCGGCGTGCGGCCGGGCAACAGCTTGGCCACCGGGTAGGGCCGGTGGGGCGTCAACTCCACCGCGGCGACGCGGCCGTGTTGCACGGTGCAGCGCAGCAGGATGCCGGCGGCGGACGGCGGCATCGTTTAACGGCTCTCCTCGCTGCGCCAGCGTTGCACTTGCACCCGCCAGGCGCCGTCCGGCGTGCGCTTGAGCACGTGGTGCAGTAAGCCTTGGTAACGGTAGGTGATGACGTTGCCGGCCTTGCCCAGCGGGGCGGCGCCGATGAGTTCGGCGCGGCTGACCACCGTGTCGGCGTTCTCCCGCCGCGCCGTCAGCAGTTTGAGGCGGTAGTGGCCGTTGCGCATGGCCATCAGGCTTTCCCAAAAACGGCGGATGGAGTCGCCGCCGTGGGAGGCACCGCCGTCCGGTGCGATCAGCATGGCGTCGCCGGTCAGCAGACTGGGGATATCGTCCGGCCGCCCCCGGGACATGGCGCTGTTCCAGCCCGCCAAGTCCGCCTCGGCGATGCGCTGGGCCGGCTCCTCTGCGTCAGCCGGCGTTGCGGCCAGTAAAGCGACGGCACAGGCGAGGCAACGAATCGGGCGGCGGTTCATGGCGTTTCTCCGGGGTATGTCATCGATCCAGTTCGGCCAGGGTTTCCGCCAGCCGGGCGGCGGAGTCGGCCAGGTCCTCCGCGGCCGCCAGGGCCACCGACGGCATGCGGGTGATTTCCAGGGTGTTGAGGATCATCTGGCCGGGCGAATTGAAATACTGCACCCACCACACCCCGGGCAGCCGGGTGAGATGGATGCGGCAGTCGCCGTAGCCCTTGGACACCAGGGACAGGCCGGCCAGGCCCAGGGTATCGCTCAGCACGGCCACGTCTTCCGGCGTCATGGGCAGCAGGGACAGGTTGACGACGCTTTCCCGGCCGGGGCTATATTTCTGCGATTTGCCGGCGATTTCCGCCAGCACCGCCGGGGCGTTCATGACGCCGGCCGGGTAGTGCTGCGGCAGGGACGGTGGCTGGCCGGCGGTGAGGCGTTCGGCCCAGTGGAGCACCGCGGCCGGCAGGGGGCCGGTTTCCAGGTAGTCCTGCACCGTGCCGTCCTCGCCCAGGGCGCGGATTTGCCACAGGCCGGCGAACACCGATTCCTCCATTTCCAGGCGCCGGCGGTCGGCGGCGATGCGTATGCCGATTTCGCCCCGGCCCAGCACTTCGCCGACGAAGCGGCGGCTGGGGGCGTCCAGCGCGGCGAGGTCCCAGCGGCCTTCCGGCTCGGCGCCGGCCATATGCCGGGCGATTTCCGCCAGCAACGTGCGTCCGCCGGCGGCGGCTTGCGGGTCGCAGCCGTGCAGGTTCGGCGCCCGGTAGGTGTGCATGCCCTGCGGCAGGGGCGGGTAGTCGCAATCCGCGGCATCGGCACAGCCGGGCAGGGGGGATTCGGCAAAGAGGGGCAGGGCGTTATTCATGGGCGGGTCGGCGGCTGGAGGAAATCGGGCAATTGCGGTTCCCGTCCGGCCAGGTCGGGAAACCAGCGGTCCAGGTCGGCGTCGCCGGCCATGGCCTGTTGCAGGGCCAGCAAGGCGTCCTGGATTTGCTGCGCCCGCTGGGCGTCGATCACTTCGCGGGCCGCGTGCATGAACACCAGCAGCCAGGCGCCGGCGGGGGGCTGGCCCACCAAACGAGTGTCGACGATGCGGGGGCCGTCGGGACCCTGGCACAGGGCGTTGTGCTCGCCGCTTTCCAGTATTTGCATGGGGATGCCGATGCACACGGCTAGCGGCTCCCGTCGAGCAAGCGGGCGTCGCCGATGCGGCAGGCCTGTTGGGCGCTGGGGCGCAGCCGTTCGTAGACGTCCATGTCCAGGGCCGCGTCGGAAGGGCTTTCGTCCCGTGGGCCGGCGGCGATGCCCAGCGATTGCAGGTAGGCGAGGATGCGCGCCATGGCCGGCTCCAGTTGTGCCTTGACCTGGGGCGTCAGGCTGCCGCCATAGTCCTCCAGCAGCACCGGCTGCACGCCGACCACGCACAGCCGGCTGGGGCCTTGGCCCATCAGCCGGCACAAGGCCAGGACTTCCTGGAAACTGACCTGGTGCAGGCTCAGCTTGCCCGAGGACAAGTACTGCGGTACCTCGTCGTCCACTGCTTGCAGCAAGCTGCCGGGCTCTTGGCGGAAGTCCACCGCGTCGGCGATCACCAGGGTATCGCAGGCCTGCACGTAGGGAATCAGGCCCAAGCCCTGGGTGCCGCCGTCCAACAGGGTGACGTTCGGCGGAAACGCGTAGCGCCGCTCCAGGGCCTGCACCACGCGCACGCCGAAGCCTTCGTCGGCCCACAGCAGATTGCCTATGCCCAGGATCAGGACGCGCATGGCCGAGTCGAAATCCGCAGCAACTTTGGTTTCCCTCCCCCTTGGGGAGAGGGCCATGACGAGCACGCTTTTGGTTGTATCGGAAACATGGCAGCCATGGCCGTCAGGGCCTGTCGTCCTTCCACACCCGCCAGCCGTCGACCATGGTGCTGGCGACGGTTTGCCGCGACAGATGCTGTTCGCGCACGGCCACGTAGATGTGGGTGAGGGTGAACACCAGCAAATACCACATGCCCAGATGGTGCAGGCTGTGCACCTGCTGGCTGCCGCCCAGGGCCGGCAGCAGCCAGCCGAAAGCCGTTGCCGCCCAGCCGCCGGCGCCTTCGCCGTAGAGGGCGAAGCCGCTGGCGATCATGAACAGGCCGCCCAACACGTAGAAGAGGAACATGGCCAAGCCCGCCAGGGGATTGTGGCCGGCGTGCTTGCGCGGCTCCTGCACCAGGAACGCATACCAAAGCAGCTCGTGCCACAGTCCGCTCCACCAACGGGGATCGTGCACGGCCGGGGCGAACAATTCGCGGGCGTAGCGGTTGCCTACTAGCGCCCAATAGGCACGGCCGATCAAGCCTATCGCCAGGATGTAGCCGGCGGAAAAATGCGCAAAGCGGATATAGCCCATGAGGAAGTGGCCGCTGGCCTCGCCGCCGCCGGCTAGCGGCGGGTGGGCGATCAGCCAGCCGGTCGCCATTAGCGCGACGATGGCGGCGGCGTTGAGCCAGTGCCACAGACGCACCGGCTTTTCGTAGACGTAAATGCGGTCGGGCAGGGATAACACGTTGGACATGGCAATACCTTCAAATTGTCGGCCGGGGTGACGCAAGGAACCCCAGCATCGGCCTGTGGTTGTGCGCTGGGGTTCGCGGACTCATCGCACCCTACGCAAACAACAGGAATGTGCCCCAGGCGCCCATCAGTCCGCCCAGGCCGCGATACAGCACGGGCACGCGCAGCAGCGACCAGCCCAGCGCGATGCCGGCGATGTGCAGCAACGCGGTGGCCGCGGCGAAACCCGCGGCATAGGCCGAAAAATCGGCCCCCGCCGCCATTTCCGCGCCATGGGCGTGGCCGTGGAACAACGCGAACAAACCCACCAGCAGGGCGGCATGGCCGATGCCCAAGCGCGCCATGCTCGCCATCAGCAGGCCCAGCAACAGCACGGAAGCGGCGATGCCGGTTTCCTCGCCCGCCAAGGGCAAACCGGCCACCGCCAAACCGGCACCCGCCGCCATCACCGCCACGAACACCAGCGGCAGCAGCCAAGCCCGGCGCGGCGCCACGGCCGCCGCCCACAGGCCGACGCCGAGCATGGCCAGCAGATGGTCGAGGCCGGCAAAGGGGTGGGTGAAGCCAGCCAGGAATCCGTCCAGCGGATGGACGCCGGTGTGGGCCAGGGCGGCGGGTGCGGCCAGCACTGCCAGGCCGGCTAGGAACGCAGTAGTCAAACGCATAAATACCTCATCTTTAGCTTGCTCGCTCCCAAGCTGGAGTTTGGGAACGGCTATCGGGATGCTCTACAGTCACTGTCATCGGTTGAGCTTGCCGTTCGGTTTCCCTCTCCCTCAGGGAGAGGGCAGGGTGAGGGGAATTAAAGGCCGTGGCTTTTTATCCCCCCCCTCACCCCAACCCTCTCCCGCTGGAGAGGGAGCCGGCAGCGCCGCCTTAGTTAGGCAGTGGCGCCCCGCGCGGGAATACAGCCAACCTATCGCACCTTCACCTGCAACAACTCCTTGCCGTCCTGGTCCATCACGTGGGTGGAGCAGGCCAGGCAGGGATCGAAGCTGTGCAGGGTGCGGAGAATTTCCAAGGGCTCTTCCGGCTTGGCCACCTGGGTGTTCATCAGCGCGGCTTCGAAAGCGCCGATATTGCCTTTCGGGTCGCGCGGCGAGCCGTTCCACGTGGTGGGCACGATGCACTGGTAGTTGTCGATCTTGCCGTCCTTGATCTTGATCCAGTGGCCCAGGGCGCCGCGCGGCGCTTCCGTGGTGCCCACGCCCTGGGCTTCCTTGGGCCAGGTGCTGGGATCCCAACGGCTCACGTTGGCGGTGGTCAAGTCGCCGGCCTTGATGTTTTTCACCAGCTTGTCCTGGAAGTGCCTCATCTGGTGGGCGCAGTACTGCGCTTCCAAGCCGCGGGCGGCGGTGCGGCCCAGGGTGGAGAACAGCGCCGTCACCGGCAGGCCCAATTCGCCCAAGAGCTGGTCCACCGGCTCCTTTATGGCCGGCATCCCCTGGGCGTAGCCGATGATGTAGCGGGCCAACGGGCCCACTTCCATGGCGTGGCCTTTCCAGCGCGGCGCCTTGATCCAGGAATACTTGGCGCTTTCGTCCAGGTTTTCGATGTGGGTCTTGGTGCCTTTGGTTTTATGGCCCAGGGCGAAGTGCGGCTCGGTGACGCCGTCGAAAGGATGCAGGCCCTGGTCGTCGTTGCTGTAGCGGTACCAGGAATGGGTGACGAATTCCTGGATTTGCGCCGGGTCCTTCAGGTCTACCTCGTGCACTTCCTTGAGGTTGCCGCCGATGATGGCGCCGCGCGGCAGGATCAAATTGCCCGCCGAGCGGTCGTTGGCCTTTTCCGGAATGTCGCCGTAGCTGAGCACGTTGGTGGCCGACAGGCCGCCGCCGTATTGCCAATCCTTGTAGAAGGAAGCGATGGCTTTCAGGTCGGGCAGATACACCTGCTCAATAAACTCAATTGTTCGGTCGATGATGGACGACACCAGATTCAACCGTTCCATGTTCACCGCGCCGCCGGCCCCGTCCACATTGATGGCGCAGGGCACGCCGCCCACCAGCCAGTTGGGGTGGGGGTTTTTGCCGCCGTAGACGGCGTGGATCTTGACGATGTCCTTCTGGAAATCCAGCGCTTCCAGGTAATGAGCCACGGCCATCAGGTTGGCTTCCGGCGGCAGCTTGTAGGCCGGGTTGCCCCAGTAGCCGTTGCTGAACGGCCCCAACTGGCCGCTTTCCACGAACTTCTTCAACCGGCTGGCGATGTCCTGGAAATAGCCGGGCGAGGAATTGGGCCAGGGCGATATGCTCTGGGCCAGGGCGGAAGTCGCCTTGGGATCGGCCTTGAGGGCGCTGACCACGTCCACCCAGTCCAGGGCGTGCAAATGGTAGAAATGCACCAAGTGGTCGTGGGCCTGCAGCGTCAACTGCATGATGTTGCGGATGCTGTTGGCGTTTTCCGGTATCTGTATGCCCAGCGCGTCTTCCACCGCCCGCACCGAGGTGAGGGCGTGGGTGCCGGTGCAGACGCCGCAGATCCTTTCGGTGAAGGCCCAGGCGTCGCGCGGATCGCGGCCCTTGAGGATGATTTCCAGGCCGCGCCACATGGTGCCGCTGGATACGGCGTTGCGGATGACGTTGTTCTCGTCGATGTTGACCTCGCAACGCAGGTGGCCTTCGATGCGGGTCACCGGGTCCACCACGATGCGTGTGCCTTCGTCGTTGAGGGTGTAGCCGTTGGGGGTTTGGATGACGGTCATGGGTTGTTCTCTTCGTTATTCATTATTATTTGTCGCCCCTTTCCGGTCCCCTCTCCTTTCGGGAGAGGGAGCCGGAAGAGTGGCGCAACTACAGCGATTTCTCCGGCTTCTTCAGCACCGAAGCCGCCGCGTGCGCCGCTATGGCCGCGCCCATGGCGCCGGCCGCCGCCAAACCCACTTGGTCGGCGTTGCTTTCCACGCCGAACAGGTTGAGGTCGGTGACGCGGTCGTAGAACGAGCCCTTGTCCCAGAAGTTTTCTTCGGAACAGCCCAGGCAGCCGTGGCCGGATTGGATGGGGTAGGAGGTGCCTTCGTTCCAGCGCACCGTGGAGCAGGCGTTGTAGGTGGTCGGTCCCTTGCAGCCGACTTTGTACAAGCAGTGGCCCTGGCGCGCCGCGTCGTCGTCCCAGTGTTCGACGAACTGGCCGGCGTCGAAGTGGGGCCGGCGGTAGCATTTGTCGTGGATGCGCTGGCCGTAGAACATCTTCGGCCGGCCCTGGGCGTCCAGTTCCGGCAGCTTGTCGAAAGTCAGCAGATAGGTGATGACGCCGGTCATCACTTCGGCGATGGGCGGGCAGCCCGGCACCTTGACGATGGGCTTGTCGGTGATGACTTTGTGGATGGGCGTGGCCTGGGTGGGATTGGGCTTGGCCGCCTGCACGCAGCCGTTGGAGGCGCAGGAGCCCCAGGCGATCACCGCCATGGCGTCCTTGGCGGCGTAGCGCAGCTGTTCCACGAAGGGCTTGCCGCCGACGATGCAGAACATGCCGTCCTCGTTGAGGGGCGGGTTGCCTTCCACCGCCAGGATGTAGCGGCCCTTGTACTTCCGGATGGTGTTTTCCAGCGCCGCTTCCGCCTGGTGGCCGGCGGCGGCCATCAGGGTGTCGTCGTAGTCCAGGGACAGCATGGACAGTACCACGTCCTTGGCCAGGGGATGGGCGGAACGGATGAAGGATTCCGAGCAGCAGGTGCATTCCAGCCCGTGCAGCCACAGCACCGGCGTGCGCGGCTTGGTTTCCATGGCATGGGCGATTTGCCCGACGAATTGCGGCCCCAAGGCCATGGCCGAGGCGGTGAGACTGCAATATTTGAGGAAACTGCGCCGGGTGATGCCCTGGCGGCGCATCACGGCATAAAAACTGTCCTGCTGGTCGCTCATTCTCCCCCCTGGGTTATTGCTGTTTTTGTCGTCGCGGCGGCCGGCTTGAACCGGTTGGTGGCGAGTGAACAAAGAACGTGCCATGCCAATTCCTTGCGGTTTATGCGGGATTGGCGGGGGAGGGCGGTGTCTGGACTGTTACAAAATGGTGTCGTTGGTCATACATGCTACAGTTGGTCTTACCCCGGAAAATCAGTGCCATACGCCTGGGCGGCTTGTTCGGGGCGCGGGGAAAGAGCGGCATCGGTGCAAACTTCTTTCCAATACCTCGCGATTTGCACTAAAGTGAATTTCCTATAAAACCTGATGGGAATAGCGATGACCTCCCTGTTGTGGCTGCAAACCGGCGCTTGCGGTGGAGACACCATGGCTTTGTTGTGCGCTGACAGCCCTTCGGTGGAGCAGTTGGCCACCGA
This window harbors:
- the hypA gene encoding hydrogenase maturation nickel metallochaperone HypA, giving the protein MHELSLCQGILDTLETESRKQNFHRVRSVQLEIGALSGVDEEALRFGWEAVSPATLAAGSVLDIVRIPGSAWCFDCQDTVQVEQYYDPCPRCQGHKLQVNGGEQLKIKQLEVE
- the hypB gene encoding hydrogenase nickel incorporation protein HypB; protein product: MCTVCGCGDSQVHGGHGHDNRLAPPQRNGKAVAGPLRFTPLAEDRHPPHHHYGQGPAGLHVTGMSQERIVQLEHDILARNDQDAAHNRRHFQQRGILALNLVSSPGSGKTTLLERSLRDLQGRYPLAVVEGDQQTQNDADRIRATGVAAVQINTGKGCHLDAHMVGRALQSLPDMQRGVLFIENVGNLVCPALFDLGEAAKVAILSVTEGEDKPIKYPDMFHRAELVLINKIDLLPYLRFDLPRCLDYVKQVNPRAEILQVSATGGEGMEQWYGWLDGRRKALLTEQVAKLQAEMAALQEALAS
- a CDS encoding hydrogenase expression/formation protein, translating into MNNALPLFAESPLPGCADAADCDYPPLPQGMHTYRAPNLHGCDPQAAAGGRTLLAEIARHMAGAEPEGRWDLAALDAPSRRFVGEVLGRGEIGIRIAADRRRLEMEESVFAGLWQIRALGEDGTVQDYLETGPLPAAVLHWAERLTAGQPPSLPQHYPAGVMNAPAVLAEIAGKSQKYSPGRESVVNLSLLPMTPEDVAVLSDTLGLAGLSLVSKGYGDCRIHLTRLPGVWWVQYFNSPGQMILNTLEITRMPSVALAAAEDLADSAARLAETLAELDR
- a CDS encoding nickel-dependent hydrogenase large subunit, whose protein sequence is MTVIQTPNGYTLNDEGTRIVVDPVTRIEGHLRCEVNIDENNVIRNAVSSGTMWRGLEIILKGRDPRDAWAFTERICGVCTGTHALTSVRAVEDALGIQIPENANSIRNIMQLTLQAHDHLVHFYHLHALDWVDVVSALKADPKATSALAQSISPWPNSSPGYFQDIASRLKKFVESGQLGPFSNGYWGNPAYKLPPEANLMAVAHYLEALDFQKDIVKIHAVYGGKNPHPNWLVGGVPCAINVDGAGGAVNMERLNLVSSIIDRTIEFIEQVYLPDLKAIASFYKDWQYGGGLSATNVLSYGDIPEKANDRSAGNLILPRGAIIGGNLKEVHEVDLKDPAQIQEFVTHSWYRYSNDDQGLHPFDGVTEPHFALGHKTKGTKTHIENLDESAKYSWIKAPRWKGHAMEVGPLARYIIGYAQGMPAIKEPVDQLLGELGLPVTALFSTLGRTAARGLEAQYCAHQMRHFQDKLVKNIKAGDLTTANVSRWDPSTWPKEAQGVGTTEAPRGALGHWIKIKDGKIDNYQCIVPTTWNGSPRDPKGNIGAFEAALMNTQVAKPEEPLEILRTLHSFDPCLACSTHVMDQDGKELLQVKVR
- a CDS encoding YybH family protein, producing the protein MNRRPIRCLACAVALLAATPADAEEPAQRIAEADLAGWNSAMSRGRPDDIPSLLTGDAMLIAPDGGASHGGDSIRRFWESLMAMRNGHYRLKLLTARRENADTVVSRAELIGAAPLGKAGNVITYRYQGLLHHVLKRTPDGAWRVQVQRWRSEESR
- a CDS encoding HyaD/HybD family hydrogenase maturation endopeptidase gives rise to the protein MRVLILGIGNLLWADEGFGVRVVQALERRYAFPPNVTLLDGGTQGLGLIPYVQACDTLVIADAVDFRQEPGSLLQAVDDEVPQYLSSGKLSLHQVSFQEVLALCRLMGQGPSRLCVVGVQPVLLEDYGGSLTPQVKAQLEPAMARILAYLQSLGIAAGPRDESPSDAALDMDVYERLRPSAQQACRIGDARLLDGSR
- a CDS encoding HypC/HybG/HupF family hydrogenase formation chaperone translates to MCIGIPMQILESGEHNALCQGPDGPRIVDTRLVGQPPAGAWLLVFMHAAREVIDAQRAQQIQDALLALQQAMAGDADLDRWFPDLAGREPQLPDFLQPPTRP
- the cybH gene encoding Ni/Fe-hydrogenase, b-type cytochrome subunit, which encodes MSNVLSLPDRIYVYEKPVRLWHWLNAAAIVALMATGWLIAHPPLAGGGEASGHFLMGYIRFAHFSAGYILAIGLIGRAYWALVGNRYARELFAPAVHDPRWWSGLWHELLWYAFLVQEPRKHAGHNPLAGLAMFLFYVLGGLFMIASGFALYGEGAGGWAATAFGWLLPALGGSQQVHSLHHLGMWYLLVFTLTHIYVAVREQHLSRQTVASTMVDGWRVWKDDRP
- a CDS encoding hydrogenase small subunit, with product MSDQQDSFYAVMRRQGITRRSFLKYCSLTASAMALGPQFVGQIAHAMETKPRTPVLWLHGLECTCCSESFIRSAHPLAKDVVLSMLSLDYDDTLMAAAGHQAEAALENTIRKYKGRYILAVEGNPPLNEDGMFCIVGGKPFVEQLRYAAKDAMAVIAWGSCASNGCVQAAKPNPTQATPIHKVITDKPIVKVPGCPPIAEVMTGVITYLLTFDKLPELDAQGRPKMFYGQRIHDKCYRRPHFDAGQFVEHWDDDAARQGHCLYKVGCKGPTTYNACSTVRWNEGTSYPIQSGHGCLGCSEENFWDKGSFYDRVTDLNLFGVESNADQVGLAAAGAMGAAIAAHAAASVLKKPEKSL
- a CDS encoding HupE/UreJ family protein, giving the protein MRLTTAFLAGLAVLAAPAALAHTGVHPLDGFLAGFTHPFAGLDHLLAMLGVGLWAAAVAPRRAWLLPLVFVAVMAAGAGLAVAGLPLAGEETGIAASVLLLGLLMASMARLGIGHAALLVGLFALFHGHAHGAEMAAGADFSAYAAGFAAATALLHIAGIALGWSLLRVPVLYRGLGGLMGAWGTFLLFA
- a CDS encoding nickel-dependent hydrogenase large subunit, which produces MPPSAAGILLRCTVQHGRVAAVELTPHRPYPVAKLLPGRTPAEALRLFAHLFALCPEAHGCAASAAIADALGIEPPPALRAWQECRRRLEIVKENGLYLLRQQPPADPAPAQRLLATHHKLAQAMGGTALYWPTDGAPVIDRAAIGAGLAELEQGLAELCGEFWRTPNADLGSIHRWQAGGDSPAARLLHRYAQAGWADFGRCAVQRLPELPSDALPRHLASADAEASPPIWQGQPRETGSYARWADTALIRAARDRHSNGLYTRALARLAELKALFRGLAAALPSELPALLPPPPRDGGVGAAQTEAPRGRLIHRVALAEGRIRDYRILAPTEWNFHPQGLLPQALLNAPADERLAARIDALLRAVDPCVDFRLRLEHA